The following DNA comes from Verrucomicrobiota bacterium.
GCGAGGCGTGTGTCATGGAAGTCAGCTCGCACGCGCTCGATCAGAAGCGCGTCTGCGGCGTGGATTTCGACGTCGCCATCTTCACCAACCTCACCCAGGACCATCTGGATTACCACGGCACGATGGACCAATATTTCCAAGCCAAGCAGCGGCTCTTCACGCCGCGGTTTCTCGGCACCAAGCGAGGCGGTTCGGTGATCAACATCGAAGACGCGTTTGGCCAGCGGCTGCTTTCCGAAACCAAAGCGGAAATCCAATTGACCTATGGCCTGCGCGAGACGGCGATGCTTCGCGCGTCGGAAATTCAACTCGGCAAGGACGCCACGCGGATGGCGGTGGAAACGCCGGAGTTCAATTTCCATTGCCGCTTGCCGCTCATCGGACGCCACAACGTGTATAACGCCCTGGCCGCCGTGGGCGCGGGCCTCGTCCTCAAACTTGGCGCGACGCCGCTGAAAACGGCGTTGAACACGATGGACCCTGTGCCGGGCCGTTTGGAAAACGTCTCCGCCGGCTTTCCGTTCGGCGTGTATGTGGATTATGCGCACACCGAGGACGCCTTGCGGAAGGTGCTCACTACCTTGCGCGAATTGACCGAGCGACGTCTGCTGGTCGCCTTCGGGTGCGGCGGCAGCCGCGACCAGGGCAAGCGAGCCAAGATGGGGCGCGCGGCCGCGGAGCTGGCGGATTTCACCGTGATCACCACGGACAATCCGCGAAAAGAAGATCCCGCCCGGATCGCCGCCCAGGTCGAGGAAGGCTACCGCAGTGTGCGTCCATCGCGGTGCCTGGTGGAATTGGACCGCCGCCGCGCGATCTATGAGATCATCGCCATGGCACGCCCCGGCGACACGGTGCTCATTGCTGGAAAAGGCCACGAGACGTATCAGGAATTTGAAGACACCGTCATCCCGTTTGACGACCGAATCTACGCGCGCGAATCGCTGGAAACGCTCCGGCCGCTTTCCGGATGCGGAATCGAAGCGGCGCCGCTCACCCCGGGGAACTAACTCGAAAAAACCAATGAGCTTGAACTGGAGCATGGAGCTGCGCACTTTGAAATTCATTGCCGAGTCGTGCGGCGGAAAACTGCTGAGCGGTTCGCCGCGCGCCCGCGTCTGCCGCGTTTGCACGGACTCGCGGCAGCTTCAGGCCAACGATCTGTTCGTTGCGCTGGAAGGCGAACGGTTCGACGGCCACGATTTTTTGCCCGAGGTCTTCAAGAACGGCGCGTGCGCGGCGATTGTGAACCAGGCCAAGGTGCCGCGCGGCTCTGAAAAATGCGCGCTCATCGGCGTGTCCAACACGCGGCAGGCGCTGGGGAGACTGGCCGCGCGTTACCGAAAGGATTTTGCCCTCCCGTTCATTGCCGTGGGCGGGTCCAACGGAAAAACCACGACCAAAGAACTCGTCGCGGCCGTGTTGCGCGAGCGCTTCGAAGTGCTTCGAAGCGAAGCGAGCTTCAACAATGACATCGGCGTGCCGATGACGCTCCTGAACTTGAACGAAGCGCATCAAGCCGCGGTTCTCGAGGTCGGCACCAACCATCCCGGCGAACTGGCGCCGCTCGTGGAAATGATTCAGCCGCGCTACGGCCTCCTCACGAATATTGGCCGCGAACACCTGGAGTTCTTCGGCGACGTGGAGGGCGTCGCGCAGGAGGAGGGCTGGCTGGCAGAACTCTTGCCCGCAGACGGCAAGCTCTTCGTCGATGGCGATTGCGAGCCCATGTCGAAAGCGATCGCGCGGACGCGCGCCAACGTCGTGCGCGTGGGTTTTGAACCGACGAACGATTGGCGCGTCCGGGATGCGCGGGTCACTGAGACGGGGGTGAAATTCGACGTGACGGCGCCCGACGCAGAATTTTCTGGAGAATACGAGGTCCGCCTGCTGGGCCACCATCAAGTCCGGAACGCTTTGCTCGCCGTAGCGGTCGGGAAGGAACTCGGTCTGAGCCGTGCTGAGATCCAGCACGGCCTGGCCGGCTGCGCTCCACCCAAGATGCGTCTCCAGCTTTGGCGAGGGAACGGCCTGCAGATTCTGGACGACACCTACAACGCCAACGCCGATTCGATGCGCGCGGCGCTGCAAACGCTGCGGGATTTCCCCTGCGAAGGCCGGCGGATCGCGGTGCTCGGGGACATGGCCGAGTTGGGGAAACACAGCCCTGAGGCTCACGCCGAAGTCGGGCGTTATGCGGCTGAAGTCGGGATCGGCCGCCTCTTTGCGGTGGGGAACATGGCTTCGGTAATGGGGAAAGCCGCGCGAGACGCCGGCCTGGACGCGGTCAGCGAATTCTCCGCCGTGGAAACGGCGACCGCCGCGCTGAAGGAATTTGTGCGACCGGGCGATGTGATTCTTTTGAAAGCTTCCCGCGCGACACGACTGGAGCGAATCAGCGAAATGCTGCGCGCGGGCGGCGCGGCGAGGTGAACCGCAAAATGCAGAGGAATGACTACGGGCCATCGACCGACCGACGCATGCTTTATTATCTGAGTCAATACATCCAGGAGCGGGCGGCGG
Coding sequences within:
- a CDS encoding UDP-N-acetylmuramoyl-tripeptide--D-alanyl-D-alanine ligase, with product MSLNWSMELRTLKFIAESCGGKLLSGSPRARVCRVCTDSRQLQANDLFVALEGERFDGHDFLPEVFKNGACAAIVNQAKVPRGSEKCALIGVSNTRQALGRLAARYRKDFALPFIAVGGSNGKTTTKELVAAVLRERFEVLRSEASFNNDIGVPMTLLNLNEAHQAAVLEVGTNHPGELAPLVEMIQPRYGLLTNIGREHLEFFGDVEGVAQEEGWLAELLPADGKLFVDGDCEPMSKAIARTRANVVRVGFEPTNDWRVRDARVTETGVKFDVTAPDAEFSGEYEVRLLGHHQVRNALLAVAVGKELGLSRAEIQHGLAGCAPPKMRLQLWRGNGLQILDDTYNANADSMRAALQTLRDFPCEGRRIAVLGDMAELGKHSPEAHAEVGRYAAEVGIGRLFAVGNMASVMGKAARDAGLDAVSEFSAVETATAALKEFVRPGDVILLKASRATRLERISEMLRAGGAAR
- a CDS encoding UDP-N-acetylmuramoyl-L-alanyl-D-glutamate--2,6-diaminopimelate ligase; this translates as MQLKQLINEFPTVSVEGSLDREVAGITYDSRRVGPGMIFVAIPGQNVDGHDFINSAIARGAAAVICERNGFVSQRVTKIKVTDVREALALAAAAYYQHPSTKLRVIGVTGTNGKTTVAFMVKHLLETAGIKTGLLGTIRYEVGERVFPAQRTTPEALEVQQMLASMVRADCEACVMEVSSHALDQKRVCGVDFDVAIFTNLTQDHLDYHGTMDQYFQAKQRLFTPRFLGTKRGGSVINIEDAFGQRLLSETKAEIQLTYGLRETAMLRASEIQLGKDATRMAVETPEFNFHCRLPLIGRHNVYNALAAVGAGLVLKLGATPLKTALNTMDPVPGRLENVSAGFPFGVYVDYAHTEDALRKVLTTLRELTERRLLVAFGCGGSRDQGKRAKMGRAAAELADFTVITTDNPRKEDPARIAAQVEEGYRSVRPSRCLVELDRRRAIYEIIAMARPGDTVLIAGKGHETYQEFEDTVIPFDDRIYARESLETLRPLSGCGIEAAPLTPGN